Proteins encoded together in one Acanthochromis polyacanthus isolate Apoly-LR-REF ecotype Palm Island chromosome 12, KAUST_Apoly_ChrSc, whole genome shotgun sequence window:
- the tuft1a gene encoding tuftelin 1a, with translation MEAKRERRERRQSDGRSRRGRRNTPGGKLYLFVCGVFILFVLKMNGVTRSLCTFEDIKSQEYGEGCRRLRLTLHDQNQAARSSEQTRDKPIGRAFALVQPAADRTALIPEPVKSTEEQVEVIKVYLEARRQEQQKHQQSLKMLSDEVSQIQEVRYCLKNLREQMAAKNKPHTNGWKVGIPFKKSSSTAPKGVAKADVQDADDEAERAKLREVSKRLYAQLQEAEKKHLEEKERLQAESSRLKDRLSDQEEKLKVSEEDGERKDRRIEELQRLLGGMEQESATLREAIRSREDELRELRKIREEGHSGEQRAEQLEKEVAILKEKIHHLDDMLKSQQRKVRHMIEQLQNSRMVIQERDRVIKELEEKVAFLEAENREMHDQMDYFLGGQRSNSYLSSDRNAQIVYSKPIKVSNSSNKPLPFIKVIEIKS, from the exons ATGgaagcaaagagagagag GCGAGAGCGGAGACAATCAGACGGGAGAAGCCGCCGTGGACGCAGAAACACTCCGGGAGGgaagctttatttatttgtttgtggagtatttattctgtttgtgttaAAGATGAACGGAGTGACGAGGAGCCTGTGCACGTTTGAGGACATCAAAAGTCAAGAATACGGG GAGGGCTGCAGACGGCTGAGGCTCACGCTTCACGACCAGAACCAGGCGGCTCGGAGCTCGGAGCAGACCAGAGACAAG CCGATCGGGAGAGCTTTTGCGTTGGTGCAGCCGGCCGCTGACAGAACAGCTTTGATCCCCGAACCGGTGAAGTCCacagaggagcaggtggagGTTATAAAG GTTTATCTCGAAGCCCGCAGACAGGAGCAGCAGAAGCACCAGCAGAGCCTGAAGATGCTGTCGGATGAAGTCTCTCAGATACAGGAG GTGAGGTACTGCCTGAAGAATCTGAGGGAGCAGATGGCGGCTAAAAACAAG CCGCACACAAACGGGTGGAAGGTCGGCATTCCCTTCAAAAAGAGCAGCTCGACTGCACCCAAAGGTGTCGCCAAGGCCGACGTTCAG GATGCAGATGATGAAGCAGAGAGAGCCAAACTGAGGGAAGTCAGCAAACGGCTTTATGCACAGCTGCAGGAGGCGGAAAagaaacatctggaggagaaagaaaggCTCCAG GCTGAAAGCAGCAGACTCAAGGATCGTCTGAGCGACCAGGAGGAGAAGCTGAAGGTCTCGGAGGAAGACGGCGAGAGGAAAGACCGTCGCATCGAGGAGCTGCAGAGGCTGCTGGGAGGGATGGAGCAGGAGAGCGCCACCCTGAGGGAGGCCATCCGCAGCCGAGAGGACGAACTACGAGAACTGCGCAAGATCAGAGAGGAAGGCCACAGTGGAGAGCAGAG gGCTGAGCAGTTGGAGAAGGAGGTGGCAATTCTCAAGGAGAAGATCCACCATCTGGACGACATGCTGAAGAGCCAACAGAGGAAAGTCAGACACATGATTGAACAG CTCCAGAACTCTCGCATGGTGATCCAGGAGAGAGACCGAGTGATcaaagagctggaggagaaagtgGCATTTTTGGAGGCTGAg AACCGAGAGATGCATGACCAGATGGACTACTTTCTGGGAGGGCAGAGGTCAAATTCCTACCTTTCGTCTGACCGTAACGCCCAGATTGTCTACAG CAAACCCATCAAGGTCTCAAACTCGTCAAACAAACCGCTTCCGTTCATCAAAGTCATCGAGATCAAGTCGTGA